In Arachis hypogaea cultivar Tifrunner chromosome 2, arahy.Tifrunner.gnm2.J5K5, whole genome shotgun sequence, a genomic segment contains:
- the LOC112719426 gene encoding protein RADIALIS-like 3: MPTSTTTPYKKEQPLPLSLPISSHHPSKYLILYCHSKIKTHTCLGLVSFLSLQEVNQLMASSSMQSSSSWSAKDNKAFERALAVYDKDTPDRWYNIARAVGGKTPEDVKRHYERLVHDVRHIESGQVPYPNYKKSGGSN; encoded by the coding sequence ATGCCAACTAGCACTACTACACCTTATAAAAAGGAGCAGCCCTTGCCCCTTTCTTTACCTATATCATCACATCATCCATCTAAGTACCTTATTCTCTATTGCCATTCTAAAATCAAAACACACACTTGTCTTGGATTAGTTTCATTCCTTTCCCTCCAAGAAGTTAATCAATTAATGGCGTCTAGCTCAATGCAATCTTCGTCATCGTGGAGTGCTAAGGACAACAAAGCCTTTGAGAGGGCTCTGGCTGTTTACGACAAGGACACCCCTGACCGATGGTACAACATTGCCCGCGCCGTCGGCGGGAAAACCCCGGAGGATGTGAAGCGGCACTATGAGCGTCTTGTTCATGACGTTAGGCACATTGAGTCAGGGCAAGTGCCATACCCAAATTACAAGAAGAGTGGAGGTTCTAATTAG